GGGCTTTTCAAGGGTGCCGTTCCAACAATCGGTGGACGGAATTCTTAAACCTGCTTTGGTACCCAATACCAATGTATCGCCTGTGGTATCCATATTCATTGCCCAGGGAATTCTAAAGTCTAAGGTAATGTCGCCTTCCAGACGTGCAAAACCTGCTGCAAAATCGTCCACTTCAAAGATATCGGCAAGCTCGGGAGCTTTTTGTTCTACATAACGGATATAGTTCGGATCTTTGCCGAAATGGTTGTAAGTTGTACCGGTAACAGTCAAGGGTTTCGGATAGTCCAAAGCATTCAACACTACATCCAAAGCATAGCAACCAATGTCGCCAAGGGCGCCGATACCTGCAGTTTCATCGCGAACAAAGGTAGTCTTATCCGTTCTTACCGGAATGCCTCTGCGTCTGCCGCCGCCGGTCTGGATATAATAAATCTTACCAAGTACACCTGATTGCAGAATTTTCTTAACTAACTGCATGTTTTCATCAAAACGGGGCTGGAAACCGATAGAAAGAATTTTTCCGCTTTCCTTTTCCGCTTTCATCATTTCAAAGCCTTCTTCTAATGTTACGCACATAGGCTTTTCCAGAAGCACATTAATACCCTTTTGTAAAGCCTCGATAGTACAATTTGCATGCTGACGATTGTATGTACAAATGGACACACCATCAAGCTTTAAGCTCTCGTCGTTTAACATATCGGTATGACTTTCATAGCATTTTGCATTTTCAATGCCGAATTCTTCCATAAAAGCTTTTGCTTTTCCGGGAACGAGATCTGCACCTGCTACTACTTCCACATCGTCAAATTTCACATACTGCTGCATGTGTGCATGCGCAATACCACCGCAACCGATAATACCAATTCTTAATTTTCTGCCTTCTATCGCCATTCTAAATTCCTCCTTTTTTTCTTGCTTGAATGTATTGTACTACACCTTTTTTTAAAAGTCAATATAAAATATTCATCAAAAATATAAGTTTTTTCTTTTTTTAGTAGTCTGTTTCGTTCTTTTTGCAAAAATGTTAAAAAAGTATTGCATTCTAAAACAAAGTGTGGTATAATACAATGCAGGAGGTGCTATATGTATAAAAAGATAATAGCTGTTTGCCTTATGCTTGTCATGCTGTTATCGGTTATTCCGGTACAGGCGCTTGACACATACGGCGGTTATCCCCT
The sequence above is a segment of the Clostridia bacterium genome. Coding sequences within it:
- a CDS encoding Gfo/Idh/MocA family oxidoreductase, which gives rise to MAIEGRKLRIGIIGCGGIAHAHMQQYVKFDDVEVVAGADLVPGKAKAFMEEFGIENAKCYESHTDMLNDESLKLDGVSICTYNRQHANCTIEALQKGINVLLEKPMCVTLEEGFEMMKAEKESGKILSIGFQPRFDENMQLVKKILQSGVLGKIYYIQTGGGRRRGIPVRTDKTTFVRDETAGIGALGDIGCYALDVVLNALDYPKPLTVTGTTYNHFGKDPNYIRYVEQKAPELADIFEVDDFAAGFARLEGDITLDFRIPWAMNMDTTGDTLVLGTKAGLRIPSTDCWNGTLEKPLKLYYELEGEQVETEIPIKKNKVWCFEGKVRSFLDAIKFDLPAPIPSSQIIKNQAILSLIKESAKRGEEIKVDFPEI